From Asterias amurensis chromosome 3, ASM3211899v1, a single genomic window includes:
- the LOC139935310 gene encoding peptide methionine sulfoxide reductase-like, with the protein MSAIFYHNDEQKALAEKTLEEHQSKVSRKIQTRIKKAETFYNAEDYHQKYMLRQHQGLLKSLALSSKDVITSHVASRLNGYMGGFGMTKNLEKEIDNFALNEEQMEYVRNKVKK; encoded by the exons ATGTCCGCCATCTTCTATCACAATGACGAACAGAAAGCATTGGCAGAGAAGACACTGGAAGAACATCAATCCAAGGTGTCTCGTAAGATCCAGACGCGAATCAAGAAAGCAGAGACCTTCTACAATGCAGAGGA TTACCACCAGAAGTACATGCTTCGTCAACACCAGGGCCTTCTAAAGAGTCTTGCCCTGAGCTCAAAGGATGTGATCACATCACACGTTGCTTCCCGCCTCAATGGCTACATGGGAGGATTCGGGATGACCAAGAACCTCGAGAAGGAGATCGACAACTTTGCATTGAACGAGGAGCAGATGGAATATGTACGTAATAAGGTGAAGAAGTAG